Proteins encoded within one genomic window of Lynx canadensis isolate LIC74 chromosome B2, mLynCan4.pri.v2, whole genome shotgun sequence:
- the FAM162B gene encoding protein FAM162B has protein sequence MLAAVGSPLRLGLGRIFRCAPVAQGEAAWRALAPPRPRGLPRYCSSRAPSGSGPQAGKVHRVPAEYKPSQFDKKILLWTGRFKTMEDIPPRIPPEMIDAARNKARVKACYIMIGLTIIACFAVIASAKRAAERHESLTSWNLAKKAKWRKEAALAEQAKAK, from the exons ATGCTCGCGGCTGTCGGGAGCCCCCTGCGCCTCGGTCTGGGGCGCATCTTCCGTTGCGCCCCGGTAGCGCAAGGAGAAGCCGCGTGGCGGGCCCTAGCGCCTCCGCGGCCTCGGGGTCTGCCCCGCTACTGTAGCAGCCGTGCCCCCAGCGGCTCTGGGCCCCAAG CAGGGAAGGTGCACCGGGTCCCCGCCGAGTACAAGCCTTCGCAATTCGACAAGAAAATCCTGCTGTGGACCGGACGTTTCAAAACGATGGAGGACATCCCGCCTCGGATCCC GCCAGAAATGATAGATGCTGCAAGAAACAAAGCTCGGGTGAAAGCTTGTTACATAATGATTGGACTCACAATTATCGCCTGTTTTGCAGTGATAGCATCAGCCAAAAGG GCTGCAGAACGACACGAGTCCTTAACAAGTTGGAATCTGGCAAAGAAAGCTAAGTGGCGTAAAGAAGCTGCATTGGCTGAACAGGCTAAGGCTAAATGA